The following DNA comes from Flammeovirgaceae bacterium.
GTGGATGGCACAATTTCGGCCCGGGAAAAATACCTGGCCAAGGCCACAGGTGCCGCGCTCAACATTGGGCAGCACGACATTGAATTGATAGAAAAGTTTTTGATGGCCCAGGCCCCGGACAAGCTTGACCACGAAGACATCCTGGTGATCGACAGCCATGAACAAGGGTATAACCAGTGCAAACATATTTACCGCCCGGGGCTGGACGGATTTGTGGCGGTACTGCACATCAAAAGCACCGACACGTACTTTTTTGAATACCTGGGAAATTCCGATGTGTTTCTCAACGGGGTGCCGCAAAAGGCGGGCAGGATCAACGTACTGGCCACCGGAAGTGCCATTCGCTGGAAAAACATCACCCCTATCTATTATGGGGACGTGCTTGCCCAATTCAATCAAATGCATGATGGCGCCAGGCTGAGCTTTGAGGCAAAAAACATCACCTATCGTTTTAAGAACGGCAAGCTGGGGCTGCGCCAAGTCAATGTATTCGAAGAGTCGGGAAAACTTGTGGCCCTGATGGGGGCCAGCGGGGCCGGCAAGTCCACCTTGCTGCACGTGCTCAACGGGACCGAAAAGCCAACGGAAGGGCAAGTGTTGATCAATGGCATTGACATACACCAACACCCCGATAAAATAGAGGGCGTCATCGGTTTTGTCCCACAAGATGATTTGTTGATTGAAGACCTCACCGTTTTCCAGAATTTATATTTTGCCGCCAAGCTATGCTTCAACCACTTATCGGAAGAAGGCATCCACGACCTGGTGACGCGCACGCTGGAAGACCTGGGGCTGGTGGAGACGAAAGACCTGACCGTGGGGTCCCCGTTGAGAAAGACCATAAGCGGGGGGCAAAGGAAACGCCTGAACATTGGGTTGGAGCTGCTTCGTGAGCCCACCGTCCTTTTTTGTGACGAGCCCACTTCCGGGCTATCCTCACGGGATTCAGAAAACATCATCGACCTGTTAAAGGAATTGTCGCTCAAGGGAAAGCTCGTGTTTGCGGTGATCCACCAGCCCTCTTCCGACATTTTCAAAATGTTCGACAAGCTGGTCATACTGGATACAGGAGGGTATCAAATTTACTATGGCAATCCGATAGATGCGGTCACGTACTTTAAACAGAGCATCAACCTCATCAACAGCGACCAGGGCGAGTGCGTGTCGTGTGGGAACGTGAACCCCGAACAGATCTTCAACATCATAGAAACGCGCGTAATCAACGAATACGGGAATTTTACCAGCGAGCGAAGGTTCTCCCCCGAACAATGGGAGGAGCGGTTCAGGAAGGACGTGGAAATAGAAAAAGTGCTGCCGTCAAAGGAGGTGCCGCAGAGTTCGCTCAACATACCGGGATGGTTAAAACAAACAAAACTGTTTTCGTTGCGCGATATGCTTTCCAAGCTGGGCAACCGCCAGTATATGGTCATCAACCTGTTGGAGGCACCGCTCCTGGCGTTCATCCTTGCCTTTATCGTGCGCTATTACAATACAGACAATCCCTTTCAGGATTATGTGTTTGCCAAAAACCTCAATATGCCCGCTTATTTTTTTATGAGCGTGATCGTGGCCCTTTTTATGGGCCTTACCGTAAGCGCGGAGGAGATCATCAGGGACCGGAAAATACTAAAAAGGGAGGCGTTCCTGCACCTGAGCCGCAGCAGTTATATCGTCTCCAAGATTTCCATTTTGTTCATGATCTCGGCATTCCAGACTTTCCTGTTTGTGCTGGTAGGCAATTACATTCTGGAGATCAGGGGAATGCTGCTGGTGCACTGGGCCATACTGTTCACGACCTCCTGCTTTGCCAACCTGCTCGGCCTCAACATATCGTCTGCCTTCAACTCGGCCATTACGATCTACATCCTCATACCCATTTTGCTCATCCCACAACTTATTTTGAGCGGGGTGGTGGTGAAGTTCGACAAATTAAACCCTGTAATCGGCAACACCGAGACCGTGCCTGTGGTGGGCGACCTTATGGCCTCGCGGTGGGCCTTTGAAGCCGCCATGGTGGCCCAGTTCAAAGACAATGAATTTGAAAAACAGTTCTACGGATACGACAAAACCATGGCGGGATCGGATTACAAAAAAATATACTATATCCCTGCCCTGGAGTCGCAGTTGGCCTTTGTCAATAGCCATTATACCTCCACCGATGAGGAGGTCAAACAGCAATTGGCCGACAACCTGGAGTTGCTGAGGAACGAGATCAAAAGCGAGCTCGATATGGTTGGGCACGAAAACTTTCCTGAAGTTGACCGGTTTTACCCCGGGCAGTATGACTCCAGCCTCTATCCTGTGGCCACCCGGTTCCTGAGCACGCTAAACAAGTATTACATCGCCCGGTACAACAACGCAAACCAAAAGAAAGACGCCATAATAAGGGAAAGAACCGCCACGGAAGAAGGCGAAAAGGAATTTGAAAAACTTAAAGGACGTTATCAAAACGAGGCCATCGCAGAGCTGGTCAAAAACACAATTGAACAGCACCGTATAGTAAGAAGTGGCAACGAACTGGTGCAAAAGATATTCCCTATATACAAAGACCCCGACCCAAAGAACATGGTTGACTTCGATGCGCAGTTCTATATGGCACGCAAGCATTTCTTTGGCCAAAACATTGACACGTTCTATTTCAACCTGGGGGTGGTCTGGTTTATGACCATTATCCTGGTCATAACGCTATACTACGAAGTGTTGAGAAAAATAATTGATGGATTGGGCAATATTTCAAACCCCATACCCAAGCGTATGTAGCCATGTTTTTCTTTTTTTCCAAAACGCTGAACTATCTGATGATGCCGCTGGTGGTCATCACTATTTTCTTTGTTTTGTCCGCATTCCTCAAAAACAAGCTGAAAAAATGGTGTTTCTTTTCCGGCCTTGTGCTCCTGTTGCTCTTCTCCAACGATTTTGTTGCCAATGAGCTGATGACGGCATGGGAAATACCCGCCACCCCCTTCGAGGCCATCCACAAAAAATACGAATGGGCCGTCCTGTTGAGTGGTGTGGCCAGAGGCGATATGGAGCCCAAAGACCGCGTGTACTTTGGCCGTGGTGCCGACAGGGTGTTCCATACCGTGCAGTTGTACAAACTTGGCATTGTAAAAAAAATTTTGGTTTCGGGGGGGAGCGGCCGCCTGCTGGACATTGGGGAGCGGGAATCGGTGGACCTGGCCAATGCCATGGCCATGATGGGGGTGCGCCCTGAGGACATTTTTATCGAAGGTGACTCCAGGAACACACATGAGTCGGCAGTGAAAACAAAAAAGATGTTATTCGATATAGGCACCTCGCCCGATAAATGCATCCTGGTCACCTCGGGCTACCACATGCGGAGGGCGTTGGGGTGTTTCAACAAGGCCGGCTGGCCCATGGATTCCTTCAGTGCGGATTTCCTTTCGCACCCGCGGTCCTTTACCTTTGACATATTGTTCATCCCGAAAATCGAAGCACTTACCACCTGGCACCACCTCATCAAGGAAACCGTAGGGTACATCTCCTATGCTGCCGTAGGGTACATTTAATCCAATTCAATTGAAACCATTTTGGAACAAATTATGGAACAAACTGGTGGGGTTCCTGAAACAGGGCATAACACCGGAAAAGCTTGCCCTCACCTGTGCGTTGGGCGTGGTGGTGGGCATACTTCCCGTGTGGGGCATTACCACCTTCCTATGTTTCGGGGTGGCCGCCATTTTCAGGGTAAACATCGTCATCCTGCAATTGGTGCATTACTTTGTTTACCCGCTACAGCTTTTGCTTATCGTCCCCTTCATCAAGGCCGGCACATTCCTGTTTGGCATGAACCCATTGCCCTACCCCATCAGCGAGTTGGCCACCCGTTTTTCGGGGAATTTTTGGGGCGAACTTAAACATGTGGGACTGGCCATCGCCTTGGGGGTTGGTGTTTGGGCGGTTGTCTCCATTCCCCTGGGCCTTGGCGTATACTTTATTTCACACCGGTTATTTGTGAAATGGAGAAAGGCCCATCAGCGGGAGTTGAAATCCCAATAAAGTTTTTGCATGTACGCTTTTCCCAACGACTTTTCATAGTCGGTAGGTTTTCCTTCCTCACTGATGTAATTTTTGCCAATGGTGTCAAACACATTGAGCGTGCTATCGGTTTTGAAGCCGTAGCCGTTGTTATACACAAATACCGCAAAAGGGTTTTTATAAGCAGTATTGAATAGGTCGTGGCTAAAGGTAAAAGAAGGGTCGTGCATGTCCACCTGCCCCAAAATGGTATTGGCAATGTCGGCCTGGCAGCCCAAGGTGCTTACCACGGTGTCCTTCCTGGCCAGCGCCCCGCCCAGCCAGATCATGGGGATTTTAAAACGCCTGGGGTTTTGAAGCCCCTGGTTGTCAGGATAGGGATGGCCGTGGTCGGCCGTAATAACGACCAGGGTGTTTTTCCACCATTCCGTATGCTTTGATCTGTCAATAAAATCGCCCAGTGATTTATCCGTATAGTATGCCGAATTAAGGAATTTGCTGATGACATCGTCACCTTCTATCACGGTTTTCATGGGCACGTCAAATGGCTCATGGCTGCTTTGCGTCATCATTATCTTAAAAAAAGGCTCCGGGCACGCTTGTGCCTCCTCAAAGACTTTTTCAAATACGTAGTGATCGTGCACGCCCCATTTGCTCGTGTTGAGTTCCTGGGGAAAATCCAGGCTATGCGTAACATGGTCGAAACCGGCATTGACCAGGTAGGACCTGAAATTGGAATAATCAATATTGTACCCATACGAAAATTCCGTTCGGTAGCCTGCTTTTTTAAAGTCCTGGTTCAGGTAAGGCAGGGATTTTGTTTTTTTGGGGTCTTTTATGATCGAAGTTTGGGGCTGGGAGGGGTACCCGTTCAAGATGGAAACAATGCCCTTGTCGGTCCGGTCACCGCTGGCATAAAAATTATCGAACAATATCCCTTCGTGCACCAATTCATTGATGCGGGGGGTAATGCCGGGCAGGCCGCCCAGCGGTTCAATGAACCGGAAGGTATAGCTCTCCAATACGATCAATATTACATTTGGCCTTTTCGTGTTGAGCACATAACGGGTGGCCCCAAAGGGAGGGAACATCCTGGCAAAATATTCGTTCGTTTTATCCTTGTCGAAAAAATTGTCCGGATAGCGGAGCTTGTTCATCTTTTGAACGGCATACCCAAAATTCCACACCACGTTTACGGCCGCGTGGTTGGCATACAGGTTGTCTTTTTGAAAGTAAACAAACCCGGTGTTCATGGGTGCCACGCCCAGGCTTCCCCGTATGGGCAGGATCATGAACACCGTAGCGGCCAGCAAAACCGGGAGGGATGGCCAGGCAGCCTTTGCCAATTTTTCAAACTTTGGCTTATATAGGCGATAAGTGGTGATGCTGCACACCACAGACACGGCCAGCCACAGCAACACGAGGAATACGGATTTCCAAAAATCCCCGGAACTGGCGGCCTCCTTGCCAAAATACAGGATAGGCGTGGCATCCAGGCGAAAGCCCCAATGCACGTAAAGTTCCGCATCCAGCACCACAATAAACGTGGAGAGCACTATCAAAACGACCTGGTATGGAAACCAAACTTTCCACAATGCCTTGCCGGGCAAAAAGAAGAAAAGGGAAATCAGGAGGCCCGGCAACAGCGAAAAATACCCGGCCATGGCCATGTCCATCCTCACCCCGTTGGCAAAGGCGAGGAAAATGTCCGTTGCGCTGAGTTGCACCGTGTTGTCCCACTGGTATACCATAAAAAAAGCCCGGGCGGCCAAAAAATATACCACCCATGAAAAGAATCCCCAGACAAAAACCTTTATCCTACCTGACATATTTTTTTACTATGACCGTTGCAATATTTTTGGATAGACCACCGATACCGCCCTTTCGTAGTGTGAAGGGTCATCAATTTCGCACCAGGCCATATCCTTCACCACCTTTACCTTAAGGGCTGTTGCATTGGCGATGGCCACCAGGGCATCTTCGTAATGGACATGGTAGTTATTTCCGGCATATTGCCGTTCCGCGTAAGTGGCCATTGCACCCAACACCTTGGTGGACAGCTTGCTGATCCCCACCAACTCACCGCTCACCTGTGCCAGCTTGCTTTTGTCCTTGTCCATCATTTCCAGCAGGCCGTCTTTCCCCGATTGAATAAAAACCTCGTCACCGGAATGGGTGGCATCGCTGGCCAAAATTATGTTTTCACCTTCATCGTCAAGGAGGTGGCGCAGGGCCGCTGGCTCGTAGAGCAAGTCCCCTTCCAACAGAAGGAATGGCCCATTAAGATGTTCCCGAAGCACATACAGGGTGTACAGGCTTCCCGTTTTATCATAAATAGGGTTTTTAACAGTCACCACCTGTGGGTATATCCCGGCCAGTCCATCAAACTGCCCACTTACATACCCGGTGCCAATAATGATTTTGCCTATCCCATTTTCAAGCAACAACCGGATGGACCGTTCAATAAGGGAAACCCCTCCTATTTCCACAAAGGCTTTGGGCTTGTCCCCTTTCAACGGGCCCAGCCGGCTTCCCAGGCCGGCCGCGAGGACCACAGCGGTGCGGACCGGTTCAGCCATTTGCAATAAAGTTCATCAACCTGGTTTTTACTTCATGGGGCTTTATGGTGGGCCTGCCCAGGTCCCTGGTCGACCCTTTTGCAATTTTCAAATACAAAAAGGTAAGCCCTCCGTTCATTTGCCACTTTACGATGGCTTTTGTCAATTCATCCAATGTGCCCACCCTAAGCGCGTTGGGGTAGCATACGGAAGCGGCATGGTCCACAAAGTCGATATTGTGCGAAACGGTGGACTGCCCGCCTGTCGAGTCGTGCGTGTTGTTGTCCAGCAATATATGGAGCAGGTTGTGGGGCTGGTAATAGGCGTTGGTGGCAAAGGAGCCCAACCGCATAATGGCCGACCCATCGCCATCAATGGCCACGATTTTCTTTTTGGGCTGGCTTAGCGCCAACCCCAATCCCAGCGAACCGATACAGCCCATGGAGCCCACCATGTAGAGGTGGTTGGGCTTGTCGGCCACTTCAAACAATTCCCTGCCTGTCTTTCCGGTGGTGGCCAGCAAAATGGTTTCCTTATCGGAAAGGTCGGCCAGCATCTTCAAGGTTTCCCTGCGGGTGGGAAGTTCGGCTTTGGTGGCCGTTTTGGCCTTCACCTTGTTTTGTATGGTTTTCAGCGGTTGTTCATTCAGCTTCACCTCCCCGAACGTGTTTTTTTTCACTACAAAAAAGAAGGTTTCTTTTCTTGAGACATAACGGTCTGCCTTCTTCAACTGTTTTTTTGCTTCTTCAATGTCCCCGGACAAGTACGCCCATTTCACTTTCATCAGCTTCAACATCTTTTCCGTGATTTGCCCCATGAGTTCATGCTGGGGCTCGTCACCCAAGCCCGGCTCGCCCCTCAGGCTGACGAATCCCAGCACGGGCAATTGAAAGGTGAAGTTGAGCGAGGTGAGCGGTGACACGGCATTGGTCAAACCGGAATTTTGCATGAGCACCACGGGCTTCTTCCCGCCCAGGTAGGCCCCGGAGGCGATGGCCACCGCGTCCCCTTCGTTTGCGGCCATTACGTAATCGCAGTCGTTTATGGCATAGTTGATCAGGTACTTCAGGAAAGAGCAGGGCACACCCGAATAAAAAACGTATCCCAGCTTTTTCAGTTCATCCCCGAATTGTTGGGTAGGTATCATCACAAATGTAGTTTTCCTGCCTTTTGAAAATCGACCAGGGTGTCCACATCGAGCCAAGCCCCGCTGATATACCTTACGGCAATCGTTTCTTCCTTTGCCACTTCGTTGAACAAATCCGTGCAGGTCATCTTTTTGAAGTTTGGCCGGCCAGCCAGCTTTTCCAAGGTGGCCTTTACGGTTTCAGCGCCTTTTTTGTTCACTTTCCACAACCCGATAAACTCCCCAAAAATATTTTCGGGGGCCATTTCGGAGGCCATTTCCCTGAATCCCGCCAGCCCCAGGTAATTTTCACGGTTATACTTTTCGGTGGCAAACACAAAATCCTTGTCCTTTCCTTCTTTATCGCAATCCGCGTCCACCACGATGGTGATATTGTTGTTATCGTTCAGGAGCTCGTTCAGCACATACCTTTTGAAAATAATATCACCGTAGCTCACCACCGTATTGTCCCTGATTTCATCCTTGGCAAGGTAAAGGGAATACAACTCCTTGGTTTCGGCATAGTGGTCGTTGTCAATGGTACGGATATTATTGAGGTTTATTTTTCCTTTGGCAAAACCCCGTACCACAGTAATGTCCTTGATGCCCACCCTATTGAACTCATCAATCTGAGTGGCCAACAAGGATTTTCCATTCACTTCCAATAAGGTTTTGGGCACGTCCCTGGTCAATTCGCCCAGGGAGCCCTGGCTGGCCGCCAGGATAATATTGTTTACCTTTTTGCCTGAGGTGGGCAAATACTTTTTTTCCGCTTCCTTCAATTCATCGGCACCCTGCAGCCTGAACAATTCGCCAACACTGGATATTTTACTTTCCACATTGATCAACGATTTATCTTCGAAGATGCGCCTGGTGGTGTCCTGCATGGCTTTGACGGCACTGCGGATGTTATGGTTTGCCCAGATGATGGTGCTCACCCCGAGGTTTTGAAAATGGGCGGTGGGCACGGAATAATATTTGGTGGGCACAATAATGACCGGGCCACGGTTTGCCCATTCTTTCATGAAGGCATCAATGTCGGTGGAGTCGGTTTTTTTGCTGTGGCACAAAATGGCATCGGCACCGGCATTGTGGTAGGCTTCCGCCCTTCTCAGCGCCTCGTCCAGTCCCCACCCCGCGATGAATGCCTCCAGCCGGGCCACCACCATAAAGTCATCGTCCGATTGGGTGTCTTTGGCGGCCTTTATTTTCCCACAGAATTCGTCCATATCGGCCAGGGGCTGGTTCTCCCCCCCGATAAAGGAATTCGTTTTAGGGAAAAGCTTGTCTTCAATGCACACCCCTGCGATATCCCTTTGTTCCAGCTTGCGCACCAGCCTGCGCATGTTATTGAAATTGCCATACCCGGTGTCGCCATCCAGCAGGATGGGTATGGTAACGGCATCGCCCATAAACTCCAGCACATCAAGTACCTGTGTCCATGAGGCTTCGTTGTTGTCGCGGACGCCCAGGGAGGCGGAAATGGAGAGGCCGCTGCCCCATATCCCGGCAAAGCCGGCCTCTTCCACAATTTTTGCGGACAGTCCGTTGTGGGCTTCCATAAGGTAGGCAAGCCCCGGGGAGGCGATCAGGGATTTTAGTTGGGAGGTCTTCTTCATTCCAAGGACAGGGTAAGCGTAAACGGTCGCAAAAATAACGATTAATTTATCGGGAATTAATATTACAGCGATTAAGTCGTTAACTTTCGGGCCGGTTTGCAACTTGCGATTTGTAGTAGAATATGAGGGTATATTCCTATCGGTGCCATGATTTTTCCCTGCTGACCCCCGGGTTTAAAAAATGGCTGGTGGCCCCGCTCCTGCCCTACATCCCCTGGGTGGTTCCTGCCAATATCATTACCATTGTTTCCAACCTTTTTGTGTACGCTGGCTTGTTCGTGGCCCTGCATTACAATACCCCTGTTGGCCGTGCCCTTATTGCCGTATGCCTTTTACTCTACCTGGTGGGCGACCACCTGGACGGGATGCAGGCAAAGAGGACCCAAACCGGATCGGCCCTGGGCGAGTTTTGTGACCACTACCTTGACGCGTTCAACAATGGGACCATCCTCTTCACGGCATTCGTTGTGTTCCGTATTGAAAGCCCCCTCCTGGTGGCCTCCGTGCTCACTGCCTCTTACCTGGCCCACCTGGCCGTCTTCTACGAACAATTCAAAACCGGTTGGCTGACATTCGAAAAGCTGGGTTCCCTGGAGGCGGTCTTGCTTATTTCAATTTTGGTAGGCGCTTCGGCCTTTGCGCCCGTGCACCTATTGCTTACCACCTCCATTGTTGTCGGGCACGGGACCATCGATATCCTGTTTTTGGTTTCGGGCCTGGGCGCCCTTGCCACATTTGTTGCCACCATAAAAAGAACGCCCCAACGGGGGAACGAGGTGTGGCTGTTTGTACTTGGCTTGGCCATCACGGCATTTGTGGCCGCGGGCACGTTCAACATCCTAAGGATATTCCTACTCATAACACTGTACGCCAGCCTCTATGTGGGCCTGGTCATGCGGGGGCATTTGGTGGATGGCGTGGAACGTGGGCCGGACCTGGCCATTCCAGGCGCCCTCCTGCTTTTTTCATGGATATCGCCCGCCAGTCCCCACCATGCTTTTTGGGTGCTGGCCCTGTACCTCATGGTACGGATAATTGTCCTTGTGTTCCAAACGTTT
Coding sequences within:
- a CDS encoding ATP-binding cassette domain-containing protein; protein product: MSEPVLNAIIRLFALVAKEDLVTKSERDHIQSFLSDHLSLKAVEGKMKLFDQYSHLLSGKMSSEEEEKAITSMCESINKEIAQKQKMVIMVELMSVVMVDGTISAREKYLAKATGAALNIGQHDIELIEKFLMAQAPDKLDHEDILVIDSHEQGYNQCKHIYRPGLDGFVAVLHIKSTDTYFFEYLGNSDVFLNGVPQKAGRINVLATGSAIRWKNITPIYYGDVLAQFNQMHDGARLSFEAKNITYRFKNGKLGLRQVNVFEESGKLVALMGASGAGKSTLLHVLNGTEKPTEGQVLINGIDIHQHPDKIEGVIGFVPQDDLLIEDLTVFQNLYFAAKLCFNHLSEEGIHDLVTRTLEDLGLVETKDLTVGSPLRKTISGGQRKRLNIGLELLREPTVLFCDEPTSGLSSRDSENIIDLLKELSLKGKLVFAVIHQPSSDIFKMFDKLVILDTGGYQIYYGNPIDAVTYFKQSINLINSDQGECVSCGNVNPEQIFNIIETRVINEYGNFTSERRFSPEQWEERFRKDVEIEKVLPSKEVPQSSLNIPGWLKQTKLFSLRDMLSKLGNRQYMVINLLEAPLLAFILAFIVRYYNTDNPFQDYVFAKNLNMPAYFFMSVIVALFMGLTVSAEEIIRDRKILKREAFLHLSRSSYIVSKISILFMISAFQTFLFVLVGNYILEIRGMLLVHWAILFTTSCFANLLGLNISSAFNSAITIYILIPILLIPQLILSGVVVKFDKLNPVIGNTETVPVVGDLMASRWAFEAAMVAQFKDNEFEKQFYGYDKTMAGSDYKKIYYIPALESQLAFVNSHYTSTDEEVKQQLADNLELLRNEIKSELDMVGHENFPEVDRFYPGQYDSSLYPVATRFLSTLNKYYIARYNNANQKKDAIIRERTATEEGEKEFEKLKGRYQNEAIAELVKNTIEQHRIVRSGNELVQKIFPIYKDPDPKNMVDFDAQFYMARKHFFGQNIDTFYFNLGVVWFMTIILVITLYYEVLRKIIDGLGNISNPIPKRM
- a CDS encoding YdcF family protein, which produces MFFFFSKTLNYLMMPLVVITIFFVLSAFLKNKLKKWCFFSGLVLLLLFSNDFVANELMTAWEIPATPFEAIHKKYEWAVLLSGVARGDMEPKDRVYFGRGADRVFHTVQLYKLGIVKKILVSGGSGRLLDIGERESVDLANAMAMMGVRPEDIFIEGDSRNTHESAVKTKKMLFDIGTSPDKCILVTSGYHMRRALGCFNKAGWPMDSFSADFLSHPRSFTFDILFIPKIEALTTWHHLIKETVGYISYAAVGYI
- a CDS encoding DUF2062 domain-containing protein produces the protein MKPFWNKLWNKLVGFLKQGITPEKLALTCALGVVVGILPVWGITTFLCFGVAAIFRVNIVILQLVHYFVYPLQLLLIVPFIKAGTFLFGMNPLPYPISELATRFSGNFWGELKHVGLAIALGVGVWAVVSIPLGLGVYFISHRLFVKWRKAHQRELKSQ
- a CDS encoding LTA synthase family protein; translated protein: MSGRIKVFVWGFFSWVVYFLAARAFFMVYQWDNTVQLSATDIFLAFANGVRMDMAMAGYFSLLPGLLISLFFFLPGKALWKVWFPYQVVLIVLSTFIVVLDAELYVHWGFRLDATPILYFGKEAASSGDFWKSVFLVLLWLAVSVVCSITTYRLYKPKFEKLAKAAWPSLPVLLAATVFMILPIRGSLGVAPMNTGFVYFQKDNLYANHAAVNVVWNFGYAVQKMNKLRYPDNFFDKDKTNEYFARMFPPFGATRYVLNTKRPNVILIVLESYTFRFIEPLGGLPGITPRINELVHEGILFDNFYASGDRTDKGIVSILNGYPSQPQTSIIKDPKKTKSLPYLNQDFKKAGYRTEFSYGYNIDYSNFRSYLVNAGFDHVTHSLDFPQELNTSKWGVHDHYVFEKVFEEAQACPEPFFKIMMTQSSHEPFDVPMKTVIEGDDVISKFLNSAYYTDKSLGDFIDRSKHTEWWKNTLVVITADHGHPYPDNQGLQNPRRFKIPMIWLGGALARKDTVVSTLGCQADIANTILGQVDMHDPSFTFSHDLFNTAYKNPFAVFVYNNGYGFKTDSTLNVFDTIGKNYISEEGKPTDYEKSLGKAYMQKLYWDFNSR
- a CDS encoding phosphocholine cytidylyltransferase family protein, whose product is MAEPVRTAVVLAAGLGSRLGPLKGDKPKAFVEIGGVSLIERSIRLLLENGIGKIIIGTGYVSGQFDGLAGIYPQVVTVKNPIYDKTGSLYTLYVLREHLNGPFLLLEGDLLYEPAALRHLLDDEGENIILASDATHSGDEVFIQSGKDGLLEMMDKDKSKLAQVSGELVGISKLSTKVLGAMATYAERQYAGNNYHVHYEDALVAIANATALKVKVVKDMAWCEIDDPSHYERAVSVVYPKILQRS
- the aepY gene encoding phosphonopyruvate decarboxylase, whose translation is MIPTQQFGDELKKLGYVFYSGVPCSFLKYLINYAINDCDYVMAANEGDAVAIASGAYLGGKKPVVLMQNSGLTNAVSPLTSLNFTFQLPVLGFVSLRGEPGLGDEPQHELMGQITEKMLKLMKVKWAYLSGDIEEAKKQLKKADRYVSRKETFFFVVKKNTFGEVKLNEQPLKTIQNKVKAKTATKAELPTRRETLKMLADLSDKETILLATTGKTGRELFEVADKPNHLYMVGSMGCIGSLGLGLALSQPKKKIVAIDGDGSAIMRLGSFATNAYYQPHNLLHILLDNNTHDSTGGQSTVSHNIDFVDHAASVCYPNALRVGTLDELTKAIVKWQMNGGLTFLYLKIAKGSTRDLGRPTIKPHEVKTRLMNFIANG
- the aepX gene encoding phosphoenolpyruvate mutase — translated: MKKTSQLKSLIASPGLAYLMEAHNGLSAKIVEEAGFAGIWGSGLSISASLGVRDNNEASWTQVLDVLEFMGDAVTIPILLDGDTGYGNFNNMRRLVRKLEQRDIAGVCIEDKLFPKTNSFIGGENQPLADMDEFCGKIKAAKDTQSDDDFMVVARLEAFIAGWGLDEALRRAEAYHNAGADAILCHSKKTDSTDIDAFMKEWANRGPVIIVPTKYYSVPTAHFQNLGVSTIIWANHNIRSAVKAMQDTTRRIFEDKSLINVESKISSVGELFRLQGADELKEAEKKYLPTSGKKVNNIILAASQGSLGELTRDVPKTLLEVNGKSLLATQIDEFNRVGIKDITVVRGFAKGKINLNNIRTIDNDHYAETKELYSLYLAKDEIRDNTVVSYGDIIFKRYVLNELLNDNNNITIVVDADCDKEGKDKDFVFATEKYNRENYLGLAGFREMASEMAPENIFGEFIGLWKVNKKGAETVKATLEKLAGRPNFKKMTCTDLFNEVAKEETIAVRYISGAWLDVDTLVDFQKAGKLHL
- a CDS encoding CDP-alcohol phosphatidyltransferase family protein; translated protein: MRVYSYRCHDFSLLTPGFKKWLVAPLLPYIPWVVPANIITIVSNLFVYAGLFVALHYNTPVGRALIAVCLLLYLVGDHLDGMQAKRTQTGSALGEFCDHYLDAFNNGTILFTAFVVFRIESPLLVASVLTASYLAHLAVFYEQFKTGWLTFEKLGSLEAVLLISILVGASAFAPVHLLLTTSIVVGHGTIDILFLVSGLGALATFVATIKRTPQRGNEVWLFVLGLAITAFVAAGTFNILRIFLLITLYASLYVGLVMRGHLVDGVERGPDLAIPGALLLFSWISPASPHHAFWVLALYLMVRIIVLVFQTFNALKAYWVWSNPRT